One Archangium lipolyticum DNA window includes the following coding sequences:
- a CDS encoding M57 family metalloprotease: MPGGPSRVGGSLMNSCFRATESGEWSSSDKTALSYLY; this comes from the coding sequence ATGCCGGGTGGCCCATCCCGCGTGGGCGGGTCGCTCATGAACTCCTGCTTCCGGGCGACCGAGTCCGGCGAGTGGAGCAGCTCCGACAAGACCGCGCTGTCCTACCTCTACTGA